A part of Paenibacillus sp. sptzw28 genomic DNA contains:
- a CDS encoding carbohydrate ABC transporter permease, translating to MLGRKSLPVIIRHLLLALFGAVMAFPFYWMVTSGLKTNTEIWQFPPTFWPKAAKWVNFAQAWQAAPFWRYMMNSIGVACAIAFLQVLNSGMMAYALTHMKFRLKGILTAVILLGYMVPSTAVYLPGYIILAKLNLLDTYTGLILSNCVSVFSIFLIRQAFLQVSHEMVEAGHIDGASHLRILWTILVPLTRSSFAVLVLITFIEQYNNYFWPMLITKNPDLQLVSAGLRSFFVEGGAYGLKWPLIMAASSFTIAPLLLLFLLTQKTIMQSVNLSAGINKG from the coding sequence ATGCTCGGACGGAAATCATTGCCTGTAATCATAAGGCATCTGCTGCTTGCGCTGTTTGGAGCCGTGATGGCGTTCCCATTCTATTGGATGGTTACCAGCGGCCTCAAAACGAATACTGAGATTTGGCAGTTTCCGCCGACCTTCTGGCCCAAAGCTGCGAAATGGGTTAATTTCGCACAGGCTTGGCAGGCGGCGCCCTTCTGGCGTTACATGATGAACAGCATAGGCGTAGCTTGTGCGATTGCGTTCCTGCAGGTACTCAATTCCGGGATGATGGCGTACGCGCTGACCCATATGAAATTCCGGTTGAAAGGCATTCTGACCGCGGTCATTCTGCTTGGTTATATGGTTCCGAGCACGGCTGTCTATTTGCCAGGCTATATCATACTGGCGAAGCTGAACCTGCTCGATACCTATACCGGATTGATTTTGTCCAACTGTGTAAGTGTCTTCTCGATATTCTTAATCCGGCAAGCTTTTCTTCAGGTGTCGCATGAAATGGTGGAGGCCGGGCATATCGACGGAGCGTCACATCTGCGCATTTTATGGACCATTCTTGTTCCGCTTACACGCTCCTCGTTTGCCGTGCTGGTACTTATTACTTTCATTGAACAATACAACAACTATTTCTGGCCGATGCTGATCACCAAGAACCCCGATCTGCAGCTTGTATCGGCGGGACTGCGCAGCTTTTTCGTGGAAGGAGGTGCTTATGGATTGAAGTGGCCGCTCATTATGGCAGCCAGCTCATTCACCATTGCGCCGTTATTGCTTCTTTTTCTGCTGACGCAGAAGACCATTATGCAGAGTGTGAATTTATCCGCGGGTATCAACAAAGGTTGA
- a CDS encoding GbsR/MarR family transcriptional regulator, whose amino-acid sequence MKQAASDEDDRLPPQREKLRRRVIDAIAETMDLYGATHSFGQLYGIMYFEDKPMTLEDMKTHMNMSKSNMSYAVRSLMESKMVNKLEEKHERKDLYVAETDFFQAFQNFFTTKLQREIDVMLSAINEVIPDLTELIIAMETPEEERQLCLKDLHKLRHGLSYYRWLQEFVHNLKSGTYFNHPQNHGNQP is encoded by the coding sequence ATGAAACAAGCGGCTTCGGACGAGGACGACCGGTTACCGCCACAGCGGGAGAAGCTGCGGCGAAGGGTAATTGATGCCATTGCAGAAACGATGGACCTCTATGGCGCCACCCATTCGTTTGGCCAGTTATATGGCATCATGTATTTCGAGGATAAGCCAATGACACTGGAAGATATGAAGACGCATATGAACATGAGCAAGAGCAATATGAGCTATGCGGTACGCTCACTGATGGAGTCCAAGATGGTCAACAAGCTGGAGGAAAAACACGAACGGAAAGATTTGTACGTGGCTGAAACCGACTTCTTTCAGGCATTTCAAAACTTCTTCACGACGAAGCTGCAGCGTGAGATTGACGTCATGCTCAGTGCGATTAACGAAGTGATCCCGGATCTGACCGAGTTGATTATTGCGATGGAGACACCGGAGGAGGAACGTCAGCTGTGCCTGAAGGATCTTCATAAGCTTCGACACGGCTTGAGCTATTACAGATGGCTGCAGGAATTCGTTCATAATCTCAAGAGCGGAACCTACTTCAATCATCCGCAGAACCATGGGAATCAGCCCTAA
- a CDS encoding 3'-5' exoribonuclease YhaM family protein produces the protein MTMINQLKDKDEFTGFYLLKEVEVKQTNNTPAKDYMDIVLCDSSGQLPAKYWDVAAADKDAFFPMGLVKVQGIVQTYREKLQVKILRIRNTTAEDGVAVTDFVRSAPIRPADLIHTIKNVLRTITDPEIKIIVSYCVDKVEEKLMHYPAAKTHHHAYFAGLAYHIVRMLEVGEFICKQRPFLNADYIKAGIILHDIAKPEEMIARLGIVSDYSVQGKLVGHIAMASNWITEAAIRCEIGFESDRVLALQHLVLSHHNLGEWGSPVQPQTAEAVALHHIDALDAKLQMVEDALSSTPETEEWTPMIRGLENKAIYRMNSKHSEIPYSLR, from the coding sequence ATGACAATGATCAACCAATTGAAAGATAAAGACGAATTCACCGGCTTTTATTTACTGAAAGAAGTAGAGGTTAAGCAAACCAACAACACGCCGGCCAAAGATTATATGGATATCGTCTTATGCGACTCGAGCGGGCAGCTGCCGGCCAAGTACTGGGACGTCGCGGCGGCAGATAAAGATGCATTCTTCCCCATGGGACTCGTCAAGGTTCAGGGCATCGTCCAAACCTACCGCGAGAAGCTGCAGGTGAAAATCCTCCGAATCCGCAACACGACCGCCGAAGACGGTGTAGCTGTCACGGATTTCGTCCGTTCGGCGCCGATCCGCCCGGCCGATCTCATTCATACGATTAAAAATGTTCTTCGCACGATTACCGATCCGGAAATCAAGATAATCGTCTCCTATTGTGTGGATAAAGTGGAAGAGAAGCTCATGCATTATCCGGCTGCGAAGACGCATCATCATGCTTATTTTGCCGGACTTGCCTATCATATTGTTCGCATGCTGGAAGTCGGTGAATTTATCTGCAAGCAGCGTCCTTTTCTTAACGCCGATTACATTAAAGCAGGCATCATCCTTCATGATATCGCTAAACCGGAAGAGATGATCGCCCGGCTCGGGATCGTATCCGACTACAGCGTGCAGGGGAAGCTGGTGGGGCACATTGCGATGGCGTCGAACTGGATAACCGAGGCCGCGATTAGGTGTGAAATCGGCTTCGAGTCCGATCGCGTCCTGGCCCTGCAGCACTTGGTTCTCTCACACCATAACCTCGGCGAATGGGGCAGCCCTGTCCAGCCGCAAACGGCAGAGGCGGTTGCGCTGCATCATATCGACGCGCTGGATGCGAAGCTTCAAATGGTTGAGGATGCGCTCAGTTCAACCCCGGAGACGGAAGAGTGGACGCCGATGATCAGGGGACTTGAGAACAAGGCGATTTACCGCATGAATAGTAAGCATTCCGAAATTCCATACTCATTAAGGTAA
- a CDS encoding polysaccharide lyase 8 family protein, translated as MWRKALMTVSAMIMLLASFVGFAGHSAAADVYDGMRNRYRDLLTGGTAFDPADPLLSAKIGQIVSTAEQYWHSMDKNPSRTNLWSGLNNGLNGFHVRDSYWRLRAMALGYQVKGSSLQGNEELAADITAGLEWLNANWYSTATGEPGNWFEWKVTVPFYLLDTSILLYEKIPAVSLSSYTAAIDKHRLHQGSADANGLWGTKILMLNNILKKNGAGLNAVKTTTEDALKYKSTNGNGFFDDGSYIDHTGTNSPGTPGYPGNPYNAGYGRGFYNSVAEIIYVVAGTAWDINRLKKQVIYEWTENAFAPFLYKGGVMSFVQGREISRPNAQEHVIGHDILESIILLAQGSDPAHKTRMEQFVKYHVKADTFRPFDLDVSIFTLTKVNSIISNVASPGGLSTHRTFARMDRVVHSRRGYAFGVAMNGHVINYEYINAENLHGWHYGQGATYLYNNDLGAYDQEYHPTVNAHRLAGTTVQQNKNSNFHPNMSKWAGGADLGEFGAAGMELAPNGESLTAKKSWFMFDNEIVAIGSGISSSDGLPVETIVENRMLNEAGSNALTVNGAVYPASLGWSATMTGVNWMHLRGTASSGADIGYYFPGSPTLQGVREERSGKWSDINRNTGVTGDAGSTVHKRNYLNVWFDHGVNPSAGSYAYALLPGMSPVQVNGYASAPEFTVLEQSDEAHGVRENKLNITAVNFWKDAVKSVGIVTSDKKASVVVQENADGIEVSVADPTQQNNGTIEIEVNKAVYGILENDSQITVTQLEPTIKMTVNVNGAYGKTFKAKFGNSTGATTSSATNLALNKPVTASSTVNSGTK; from the coding sequence ATGTGGAGGAAAGCTCTGATGACGGTAAGCGCTATGATTATGCTGCTGGCTTCATTCGTCGGCTTTGCGGGCCATTCCGCGGCGGCGGACGTGTATGACGGCATGCGAAACCGGTACCGTGACCTGCTGACCGGCGGGACGGCTTTCGATCCGGCGGATCCGCTCCTTTCCGCCAAGATCGGTCAAATCGTCTCCACGGCCGAGCAGTATTGGCATTCGATGGACAAAAATCCGTCCCGTACGAACCTGTGGAGCGGCTTGAACAACGGCTTGAACGGATTCCATGTACGCGATTCGTATTGGCGCCTTCGCGCCATGGCCCTTGGCTATCAAGTGAAGGGATCTTCCCTGCAGGGCAATGAGGAGCTCGCGGCGGATATTACTGCAGGACTGGAATGGTTGAACGCCAACTGGTATTCGACCGCGACGGGGGAGCCGGGCAACTGGTTCGAGTGGAAGGTTACGGTCCCTTTTTACCTGCTGGATACCTCCATTCTTCTGTATGAAAAAATACCGGCCGTCTCGCTGAGCAGCTATACGGCCGCTATCGACAAGCACAGGCTCCACCAGGGGTCCGCGGACGCAAACGGATTGTGGGGCACGAAAATCCTGATGCTGAACAACATCCTGAAGAAAAACGGAGCCGGTCTGAATGCCGTCAAAACGACGACCGAAGATGCCTTGAAGTATAAATCCACGAATGGAAACGGTTTTTTTGACGACGGCTCTTACATCGACCACACCGGCACGAACAGCCCGGGCACGCCCGGCTATCCCGGAAACCCCTACAACGCCGGGTACGGCAGGGGCTTTTACAACTCGGTTGCCGAAATCATCTACGTTGTGGCAGGCACAGCCTGGGACATCAATCGATTGAAAAAACAGGTTATTTACGAATGGACGGAAAATGCCTTCGCACCGTTTCTGTACAAAGGAGGCGTCATGTCGTTCGTACAGGGAAGAGAAATATCCCGTCCGAATGCCCAAGAGCATGTGATCGGCCACGACATTCTTGAAAGCATCATTTTGCTGGCGCAAGGGTCGGATCCCGCCCATAAGACGCGAATGGAACAATTCGTCAAATACCATGTGAAAGCGGATACATTCCGGCCGTTTGATCTTGACGTATCGATTTTTACGCTCACCAAGGTGAATTCGATCATCTCGAATGTCGCCTCCCCCGGCGGTTTGTCGACGCACCGGACGTTTGCGAGAATGGACCGCGTCGTGCACAGCCGGCGGGGTTATGCGTTTGGCGTGGCCATGAACGGCCATGTGATTAACTACGAATACATCAATGCCGAGAACCTTCACGGCTGGCATTACGGACAGGGAGCCACTTACCTGTATAACAATGACCTCGGCGCCTACGATCAGGAGTATCATCCGACTGTGAATGCGCACCGCCTGGCAGGGACGACCGTCCAGCAGAACAAAAACTCCAACTTCCATCCCAATATGAGCAAATGGGCGGGAGGCGCGGATCTCGGTGAGTTCGGCGCGGCCGGCATGGAGCTGGCGCCGAACGGGGAGTCGCTGACGGCGAAGAAATCGTGGTTTATGTTCGACAACGAAATCGTGGCCATCGGTTCCGGTATCTCCTCTTCGGACGGTTTGCCGGTGGAAACGATCGTCGAGAACCGGATGTTGAACGAAGCGGGCAGCAATGCTTTAACCGTGAATGGGGCTGTCTATCCGGCTTCGCTCGGATGGTCTGCGACGATGACGGGCGTGAACTGGATGCATTTGCGGGGGACGGCTTCCTCCGGCGCCGACATCGGGTATTACTTTCCCGGCTCTCCCACGCTGCAGGGCGTAAGGGAGGAACGCAGCGGAAAGTGGTCCGACATCAACCGAAACACAGGCGTCACAGGCGACGCGGGGAGTACGGTTCACAAGCGGAATTACCTGAACGTATGGTTCGACCATGGCGTGAATCCGAGCGCGGGCAGCTACGCTTACGCTCTGCTGCCGGGCATGTCGCCCGTGCAGGTTAACGGCTACGCGTCTGCTCCCGAGTTTACCGTTCTTGAACAGTCGGACGAAGCCCATGGCGTGAGAGAAAACAAGCTGAATATAACGGCGGTGAATTTCTGGAAAGATGCAGTGAAATCCGTCGGCATCGTGACCAGCGATAAGAAAGCATCCGTAGTCGTCCAGGAAAACGCCGACGGCATCGAGGTGTCGGTCGCCGATCCCACTCAGCAAAACAATGGTACGATCGAGATTGAAGTGAACAAAGCGGTTTACGGCATCCTGGAGAACGACAGCCAGATTACCGTGACGCAGCTGGAGCCCACGATCAAAATGACCGTCAACGTGAACGGCGCGTACGGCAAGACGTTCAAAGCAAAATTCGGCAATTCCACGGGAGCGACAACTTCTTCCGCTACCAACTTGGCATTGAACAAACCGGTGACGGCCAGCAGCACGGTTAACAGCGGCACAAAATAG
- a CDS encoding carbohydrate ABC transporter permease: protein MIPLTMFWLAPLAYVFYLSFTEWDFMSPDKLFVGFDNYEALFENPAFYKALEVTILFSLGSVLPILIGGLAFALLLDSKLKFSALYRALIFSPWVTPTVAVSIVWSWIFEPEVGLANNALRLLGSAGIGWLQDPNWALVGILIVTVWKAVGWAMVFYLVALRNVPSDLLEAAGIDGAGSWRKFTHVTLPLISPTTFFLSVVLIIQSVQAYDQINVMTQGGPSGSTRTLLYMYYQSAFESFNIGEASSVAVVLVIGCALLSLASFAISRRTVHYY, encoded by the coding sequence ATGATTCCATTGACGATGTTTTGGCTTGCTCCGCTTGCATATGTTTTTTACCTGAGCTTCACCGAATGGGATTTTATGAGTCCGGACAAGCTGTTCGTCGGGTTCGACAACTATGAGGCTTTGTTCGAGAATCCTGCTTTTTACAAGGCGCTGGAAGTCACAATATTATTCTCCTTGGGGAGTGTGCTTCCGATCTTGATCGGAGGTCTGGCATTCGCGCTTCTGCTTGATAGCAAGCTGAAATTCTCGGCGCTGTACCGTGCACTCATCTTCTCGCCATGGGTTACACCGACCGTCGCCGTCTCTATCGTGTGGTCGTGGATCTTCGAGCCGGAAGTCGGTCTGGCCAATAACGCTCTCCGATTACTCGGCTCCGCCGGCATCGGTTGGCTGCAGGACCCGAATTGGGCGCTCGTCGGCATTCTTATCGTTACCGTATGGAAAGCGGTCGGATGGGCGATGGTTTTCTATCTGGTTGCGCTCCGCAATGTACCGTCAGATCTCCTGGAGGCTGCCGGTATTGATGGAGCGGGAAGCTGGCGGAAGTTCACTCATGTTACACTGCCGCTCATATCGCCGACCACGTTCTTCTTGTCCGTCGTCCTGATTATCCAGTCGGTGCAGGCCTACGACCAGATTAATGTCATGACGCAGGGCGGTCCGTCCGGATCCACTCGAACGTTATTGTATATGTATTACCAGTCTGCCTTTGAATCCTTTAATATCGGTGAAGCGTCGTCAGTCGCTGTAGTGCTTGTCATTGGCTGTGCCCTGCTCTCGCTCGCTTCGTTTGCCATAAGCCGCCGCACCGTCCATTACTATTAG
- a CDS encoding ABC transporter substrate-binding protein yields MFLFKKGLAFAVVLSFILLTACGTNSVQTNKTAQANETTAAAANLKPQETKEPVTIEFWYGLGGKLGENMKTLIDEFNASQKEVIVKGVVQADYSETEQKLQAAIAAGKVPAAVLSSNVEWARKGYFAPMDEMMKQYPNYNKEDFVQTFLAQGQVDGKQYFIPMYGTTQVMYYRKDLFKKYGIKAEDLKTWEDLAAAAAKMTEKSNGKTTIYGWEPMWGRDNLIDAVLSKGGRILSEDGKTVMIDSPEWVETWDLFRKWIHEDNIMRIHSGGNGWEYWYKTIDDVMKGKAAGYTGSSGDQGDLDFTQLGAMEQPGWEGIGEGKPVAGAVMAGIPAKASDEEKQAAFKWLSFFNNSKNTAFWSMKTGYIAVRQSALKDPAFITYSEQNPQSKIPLMQAAHGSEPFQDPTGGKINDALSIAADKVEIENIPAAEALKEAKEVAQKALDNMK; encoded by the coding sequence ATGTTTTTGTTTAAAAAAGGGTTGGCTTTCGCGGTGGTATTGAGCTTTATCCTATTAACGGCGTGTGGAACAAACTCTGTACAAACGAACAAAACGGCTCAGGCGAACGAGACGACGGCAGCGGCTGCTAATCTGAAGCCCCAGGAAACAAAAGAGCCGGTGACGATTGAGTTCTGGTATGGACTGGGAGGCAAGCTTGGCGAAAATATGAAAACGCTGATTGATGAATTCAACGCATCGCAGAAGGAAGTTATTGTGAAAGGGGTCGTTCAAGCGGATTATTCGGAGACTGAGCAGAAGCTCCAGGCAGCCATTGCAGCGGGCAAGGTACCGGCGGCGGTCCTTTCTTCGAACGTCGAATGGGCGCGTAAAGGGTATTTCGCCCCTATGGACGAGATGATGAAGCAGTACCCGAATTACAATAAAGAAGATTTCGTACAAACCTTCCTGGCGCAGGGACAGGTGGATGGAAAACAGTACTTCATTCCTATGTACGGCACAACGCAGGTCATGTACTATCGCAAGGATCTTTTTAAAAAGTATGGCATTAAGGCGGAGGATTTGAAAACATGGGAAGATCTTGCGGCGGCAGCCGCAAAGATGACAGAGAAATCCAATGGAAAAACGACGATCTACGGCTGGGAGCCGATGTGGGGCAGAGATAATCTGATCGACGCGGTATTGAGTAAAGGCGGACGCATCCTCAGCGAGGACGGTAAAACCGTCATGATCGATTCGCCCGAGTGGGTCGAAACGTGGGATCTGTTCCGCAAGTGGATTCATGAGGACAATATCATGCGTATTCATTCCGGCGGCAATGGCTGGGAGTATTGGTATAAAACAATCGACGACGTTATGAAAGGCAAAGCGGCAGGTTATACAGGCTCGAGCGGCGATCAAGGAGATCTTGATTTTACTCAACTAGGGGCAATGGAGCAGCCGGGCTGGGAAGGAATCGGGGAAGGTAAACCGGTGGCAGGTGCGGTTATGGCCGGTATTCCGGCGAAAGCAAGCGACGAGGAGAAGCAGGCGGCGTTCAAATGGCTCTCGTTCTTCAACAATTCGAAAAATACGGCTTTCTGGTCGATGAAGACCGGCTATATTGCGGTTCGTCAATCGGCGCTTAAAGATCCGGCATTTATCACATACAGCGAGCAAAATCCGCAGAGCAAAATACCGCTTATGCAGGCAGCGCACGGTTCGGAGCCGTTCCAGGACCCTACCGGCGGAAAAATCAACGATGCGCTGAGCATCGCGGCGGACAAGGTGGAGATCGAGAATATTCCGGCAGCGGAGGCGCTTAAGGAAGCGAAAGAAGTCGCCCAAAAGGCGCTTGATAACATGAAGTAG